The Pseudomonas orientalis genome contains a region encoding:
- a CDS encoding M28 family peptidase produces the protein MPNDARPDHTALTETHAIPHLLEQLLLARGPGGQEDEVRAICLERLRPLCDETWVDPAGNVIGLVKGAQDDGAPRRAVKIMAHMDEIAMVVKHVDTDGTLRVTALGGANPVNFGMCPVDILGDHQFIPGVLSFGSMHATGNAPQGADVLSGDVHWNDVHVITRCSVQTLRDYGVRPGSRVTLSRHWRAPFRVGDATAAHFLDDRAPIAAVLHSAQYLDQRRQELACDVYFIFTTLEEECNAGAMYAARTLPGDTTIAVEVGPVMSEYGTRLSVDPIINTGDLKGYYTRSVVTGLAAAAQRSGYTPQYALLVDFASDASAVMSNGTSARGGCLAIPTENTHGYELIVDGAIEACALTLADYLATF, from the coding sequence ATGCCAAACGATGCCCGGCCTGACCACACCGCCTTGACCGAAACCCACGCCATTCCCCACTTGCTTGAGCAGTTGTTGCTCGCCCGTGGCCCTGGTGGCCAGGAGGATGAGGTGCGCGCCATTTGTCTGGAGCGCCTGCGTCCGCTGTGCGACGAAACCTGGGTGGACCCTGCCGGCAATGTCATCGGCCTGGTCAAAGGCGCGCAGGACGATGGCGCGCCCCGGCGCGCAGTGAAGATCATGGCGCACATGGATGAAATCGCCATGGTGGTCAAGCATGTCGACACCGATGGCACCTTGCGGGTGACCGCGTTGGGCGGCGCCAATCCGGTGAATTTCGGCATGTGCCCGGTGGACATACTCGGCGATCATCAATTCATTCCGGGGGTGCTGTCCTTTGGCTCAATGCATGCAACCGGCAATGCGCCCCAGGGCGCCGATGTACTGTCAGGGGACGTGCACTGGAACGACGTGCATGTGATCACCCGGTGCTCGGTGCAGACCTTGCGTGACTACGGTGTGCGTCCCGGCAGCCGCGTCACGCTGAGCCGCCATTGGCGTGCGCCGTTTCGGGTGGGGGATGCGACAGCCGCGCATTTTCTCGACGACCGCGCGCCCATCGCCGCCGTACTCCACAGCGCGCAGTACCTGGATCAGCGCCGGCAGGAACTGGCATGCGATGTGTATTTTATCTTCACCACCCTGGAGGAAGAGTGCAATGCCGGCGCGATGTATGCGGCGCGGACACTGCCGGGCGATACCACCATCGCGGTGGAGGTCGGCCCGGTGATGAGCGAGTACGGCACGCGCCTGAGTGTCGATCCGATCATCAATACCGGTGACCTCAAAGGCTATTACACCCGCTCGGTGGTCACCGGCCTGGCGGCTGCCGCACAACGCAGCGGCTATACGCCGCAATATGCATTGCTGGTGGATTTTGCCTCGGATGCCAGCGCCGTCATGAGTAACGGCACCTCGGCACGCGGCGGTTGCCTGGCGATTCCAACCGAGAATACCCACGGCTATGAGTTGATTGTGGATGGCGCGATCGAGGCCTGTGCGCTGACATTGGCAGACTACCTGGCCACGTTTTGA
- a CDS encoding DUF6555 family protein, with protein sequence MNKSELFTINYQLHGKPRSFIVRAARMNNAEAWHWASCDAGVAVIPRFGQNNLKRVSKPMAEKYGITDVRWCGAAAIQWAESVTS encoded by the coding sequence ATGAACAAGAGCGAATTATTCACGATCAACTATCAGCTTCACGGCAAGCCCAGGTCCTTTATCGTGCGCGCGGCGCGCATGAATAATGCTGAAGCATGGCACTGGGCCAGTTGCGATGCCGGCGTGGCGGTCATCCCCAGGTTCGGGCAAAACAACCTCAAGCGCGTCTCCAAGCCGATGGCGGAAAAATACGGCATTACGGACGTGCGCTGGTGCGGTGCGGCAGCGATTCAGTGGGCGGAGAGCGTTACATCATGA
- a CDS encoding (2Fe-2S)-binding protein, which translates to MQLRINQQAYEVDADGDTPLLWVIRDDLGLTGTKYGCGLAQCGACSVLVDGNVVRSCVTPVAGVVGREITTIEAIEADEVGKRVVEAWVERQVAQCGYCQSGQVMAATALLKHTPAPSKAQIDAAMGNLCRCGTYNAIHAAMDDLAAGKETV; encoded by the coding sequence ATGCAATTACGTATTAACCAACAGGCCTATGAGGTCGATGCCGACGGCGACACGCCTTTGCTGTGGGTAATCCGCGACGACCTGGGCCTGACCGGCACCAAGTACGGCTGCGGCCTAGCCCAGTGCGGCGCGTGTTCGGTGCTGGTGGACGGCAACGTGGTGCGCTCGTGCGTCACGCCGGTGGCCGGTGTGGTCGGTCGCGAGATCACCACCATCGAAGCCATCGAGGCCGATGAGGTGGGCAAACGCGTGGTCGAGGCCTGGGTCGAGCGCCAGGTGGCGCAATGTGGTTATTGCCAGTCCGGGCAAGTGATGGCGGCCACCGCGCTGCTCAAGCACACCCCGGCGCCCTCGAAGGCGCAGATCGACGCGGCGATGGGCAACCTGTGCCGCTGCGGCACCTACAACGCCATCCATGCCGCCATGGATGACCTGGCCGCCGGGAAGGAGACCGTCTGA
- a CDS encoding LysR family transcriptional regulator, translating to MFELTQLRCFTTVATELNFRRAAERLNMTQPPLSRQIQLLEHHLGVDLFVRTTRSVALTAAGRAFFIEAQYLLERAQQAAVTARRFAEGDIGTVNISFVGSAVYEFLPKVIAEARLKQPHVKIDLSEMNTYQQYEALRARRIDLGIVRAPLLEPGYATECLVREPFVLAVPSSHRLAQAKEVSVHDLDAQPFLMYAHSAYPPFNELLTGLLRSARVAPQYVQWLGSSLTILALVNAGMGLALVPRCASSVVFKNVVFRDIDLGEGAQSELHLIWREHNDNPAFTMLLEGIRHAVGENLPDH from the coding sequence ATGTTCGAATTGACGCAACTGCGCTGCTTCACCACCGTGGCCACCGAGCTGAACTTTCGCCGCGCCGCCGAACGCCTGAACATGACTCAGCCGCCGCTGAGCCGGCAGATTCAGTTGCTCGAGCATCATCTGGGCGTGGACCTGTTTGTCCGCACCACCCGCAGCGTCGCGCTGACCGCCGCCGGCCGGGCGTTTTTCATCGAGGCGCAGTACCTGCTGGAACGCGCCCAGCAAGCGGCGGTCACTGCGCGGCGCTTTGCCGAGGGCGATATCGGTACGGTCAACATCAGCTTCGTCGGCAGTGCGGTGTACGAGTTCTTGCCCAAGGTGATCGCCGAGGCGCGGCTCAAGCAGCCCCACGTCAAGATCGACCTGTCCGAAATGAACACCTACCAGCAGTACGAAGCCTTGCGCGCCCGGCGCATCGACCTGGGCATTGTTCGCGCGCCGCTGCTGGAGCCCGGCTACGCCACCGAATGCCTGGTGCGCGAGCCATTTGTGCTGGCGGTGCCGAGCAGTCATCGACTGGCCCAGGCAAAGGAGGTCAGCGTGCACGACCTGGATGCGCAACCGTTCCTGATGTACGCCCATTCCGCCTATCCGCCGTTCAATGAGTTGCTCACCGGCCTGCTGCGCTCGGCCCGCGTCGCGCCGCAGTATGTGCAATGGCTGGGCTCGTCGCTGACCATCCTCGCGCTGGTCAACGCGGGCATGGGCCTGGCCCTGGTACCGCGTTGCGCCAGCAGTGTGGTGTTCAAGAACGTGGTGTTCCGCGATATCGACCTGGGCGAAGGCGCACAGAGCGAACTGCACCTGATCTGGCGCGAGCACAACGACAACCCGGCATTCACAATGCTGCTCGAGGGTATCCGCCATGCGGTGGGCGAAAACCTGCCCGACCATTGA
- a CDS encoding xanthine dehydrogenase family protein molybdopterin-binding subunit: MSTVLPDVTLDAPINLSRRRFLASTAVGALVIGFGLPLGASRVQAATGAGAERGTQVPAFLEIRPDGSVRLLSPFMEGGQGTHTAMAQIIGEELDADPATFTVEAAPPGEAYVVMENGLRITGGSMSVRMSYPTMRRLGALARAMLLQAAAEHLNVPVAQLTTQPGRVLHAASGRSLGYGELAGRALDMPVPDPAGITLRDPSQFRWIGKPVKRLDAYDKSTGKAQYSIDLKVDGMLHAAVQHAPRLGMTVGSLRNQAQVEAMKGVHSVHTLPGAVAVVAERWWHAKRAVEAIQVDWREAAADSSVRVMPADFSSDKYRDFLATQEGPARDEENAGDVAATLASAKTRVDATYHNQYLNHAQLEPPSALARYNPDGTLEVWLPNQAPDMFRADIAKRTGLAIEQITLHSPLLGGFFGRHFLYESANPYPQAIALTKAVGRPIKLIWSREEEFVRDVLRPVAVVKFRAALDDQGLPLAIEAVSATEGPTEAIAGKQGDKLDPTALEGLSGKSYAIPNKRIAQIYVKGPAMLGYWRSVGNSLNDFFYEAFLDELADKGGHDPYELRLHLLRDNARLTTLLQAVGELSGGWKRGPFTAEDGSRRARGVAMASPFGSHAAVIAEVSIENGQVKVHDIWQAIDPGSIVNPAIIEAQVNGAVALGLSQTLLEEAVYVDGMPRARNYDLYPILPPSRMARVHVKIVESGEKMGGIGEPPLPAVAPAVANAVARLTGQRIRSLPLSRYTFS; encoded by the coding sequence ATGAGCACTGTCCTGCCTGACGTAACCCTCGACGCGCCGATCAACCTGTCGCGTCGGCGCTTCCTGGCGAGTACCGCCGTCGGTGCACTGGTGATCGGCTTCGGCCTGCCCCTGGGCGCATCCCGAGTGCAGGCCGCCACCGGCGCTGGCGCCGAACGCGGCACCCAGGTGCCGGCTTTCCTGGAGATCCGCCCGGACGGCAGCGTGCGCCTGCTCAGCCCCTTCATGGAAGGCGGCCAAGGCACCCACACCGCCATGGCGCAGATCATCGGCGAGGAGTTGGATGCCGACCCGGCGACGTTCACCGTTGAAGCCGCGCCGCCCGGCGAGGCCTATGTGGTGATGGAAAATGGCCTGCGCATTACCGGCGGCAGCATGTCGGTGCGCATGAGTTACCCGACCATGCGCCGCCTCGGCGCCCTCGCCCGTGCCATGTTGCTGCAGGCCGCTGCCGAGCACCTGAATGTACCGGTCGCACAACTGACCACCCAGCCCGGCCGCGTGCTGCACGCCGCGTCGGGCCGCTCGCTGGGTTACGGCGAGTTGGCCGGGCGCGCCCTGGACATGCCCGTGCCGGACCCTGCCGGCATCACCCTGCGCGACCCGAGCCAGTTCCGCTGGATCGGCAAGCCGGTCAAACGCCTGGATGCCTATGACAAATCCACAGGCAAGGCGCAATACAGCATCGACCTGAAAGTCGATGGCATGCTCCACGCCGCCGTGCAGCACGCGCCGCGCCTGGGCATGACCGTGGGCAGCCTGCGCAACCAGGCTCAGGTCGAGGCCATGAAGGGCGTGCATTCGGTGCACACCTTGCCCGGCGCCGTGGCAGTGGTGGCCGAACGCTGGTGGCACGCCAAGCGCGCCGTTGAAGCGATCCAGGTGGACTGGCGCGAAGCCGCCGCCGACTCCAGCGTACGCGTGATGCCAGCGGACTTTTCCAGCGACAAATACCGTGACTTTCTCGCCACTCAGGAAGGCCCGGCCCGCGACGAAGAAAATGCAGGCGACGTAGCCGCCACGCTGGCCAGCGCCAAGACCCGCGTCGATGCCACCTATCACAACCAATACCTCAATCATGCCCAGCTTGAGCCGCCCTCGGCGCTGGCGCGCTACAACCCCGACGGCACGCTGGAGGTGTGGCTGCCGAACCAGGCGCCGGATATGTTCCGTGCCGACATCGCCAAGCGCACCGGCCTGGCCATCGAACAAATCACCCTGCACTCCCCGCTGCTGGGCGGTTTTTTCGGTCGGCACTTCCTGTATGAGTCGGCCAATCCGTATCCGCAAGCCATCGCCTTGACCAAGGCCGTCGGTCGTCCGATCAAGCTGATCTGGAGCCGTGAGGAAGAATTTGTGCGCGATGTGCTGCGCCCGGTCGCGGTGGTCAAGTTCCGCGCAGCGCTGGATGACCAGGGCCTGCCGCTGGCCATCGAAGCGGTCAGCGCCACCGAAGGCCCGACCGAAGCGATTGCCGGCAAACAGGGCGACAAGCTCGACCCCACGGCCCTCGAAGGCCTGTCGGGCAAGAGCTATGCGATCCCCAACAAGCGCATCGCGCAGATCTATGTCAAAGGCCCGGCTATGCTTGGCTACTGGCGATCGGTGGGCAATTCGTTGAACGACTTCTTCTACGAAGCGTTTCTTGATGAACTGGCCGACAAAGGCGGCCATGACCCCTACGAACTGCGCCTGCACCTGCTGCGCGACAATGCGCGGCTGACCACGCTGCTGCAAGCGGTGGGCGAATTGTCCGGCGGCTGGAAGCGCGGGCCGTTCACTGCCGAAGACGGCAGCCGCCGTGCCCGTGGCGTGGCCATGGCTTCGCCCTTTGGCTCCCACGCGGCAGTGATTGCCGAGGTGTCGATCGAGAACGGCCAGGTCAAGGTGCATGACATCTGGCAGGCCATCGACCCCGGCAGCATCGTCAACCCGGCGATCATTGAAGCCCAGGTCAATGGCGCCGTGGCCCTGGGCCTGTCGCAAACCTTGCTGGAGGAGGCGGTGTACGTGGACGGCATGCCACGGGCGCGCAACTACGACCTTTATCCGATCCTGCCGCCGTCGCGGATGGCGCGGGTGCACGTGAAGATCGTCGAGAGCGGCGAAAAGATGGGGGGCATCGGCGAACCGCCGTTACCGGCCGTGGCACCGGCGGTCGCCAATGCGGTAGCCCGGTTGACCGGCCAGCGCATCCGCAGCCTGCCATTGAGCCGCTACACCTTCAGTTAA
- a CDS encoding OBAP family protein: MSIAALTACAGNDSASNVVAPGAAKSPTTRSLDAGAALLQSRPPIDALNAYLDGFHFYNGHPDVQMEAHHYCAILNEEVIQCVIYDGNRKDAKLMGVEYIISEQLFSTLPTAEKALWHSHVHEVKSGQLVAPGIPEVAEHALMEKLVHTYGKTWHTWHTDLHKRLPLGVPQLMMGFTADGQADAKMVAERDQRLGIDSTEKKTDRADIPAPPIAPGADAWRQGNIIQIVDPTQTDHQH; the protein is encoded by the coding sequence ATGTCCATTGCCGCGCTGACCGCCTGCGCCGGCAACGACTCGGCCTCCAACGTTGTCGCGCCCGGCGCGGCCAAATCACCCACCACGCGCAGCCTCGACGCCGGCGCCGCCCTGCTGCAATCGCGCCCGCCCATCGACGCGCTGAATGCCTACCTGGACGGTTTTCACTTCTACAACGGCCATCCCGACGTACAGATGGAAGCCCATCACTACTGCGCCATTCTCAACGAGGAGGTGATCCAGTGCGTGATCTACGACGGCAACCGTAAGGACGCCAAGTTGATGGGCGTGGAATACATCATCAGCGAACAGTTATTCAGCACACTCCCCACAGCGGAAAAGGCGCTGTGGCACAGCCACGTGCATGAGGTGAAATCGGGCCAATTGGTCGCCCCCGGCATCCCTGAAGTGGCCGAACACGCACTGATGGAAAAACTGGTGCACACCTACGGCAAGACCTGGCACACCTGGCATACCGACCTGCACAAGCGCCTGCCGCTGGGCGTTCCTCAGTTGATGATGGGGTTCACCGCCGACGGCCAGGCCGATGCGAAGATGGTCGCCGAGCGGGATCAGCGGCTGGGCATCGACAGTACCGAGAAAAAGACCGATCGCGCCGACATTCCCGCCCCGCCGATTGCACCCGGTGCGGACGCCTGGCGCCAGGGCAACATCATCCAGATCGTCGACCCCACCCAGACCGACCACCAGCACTGA
- a CDS encoding MFS transporter, with amino-acid sequence MDTLQNAPDPSVLASAAAKVKRHVLPLFVVMFIVNYIDRVNIGFVRSHLETDLGIGAAAYGLGAGLFFIGYAIFEVPSNLLLQRYGARAWLTRIMFTWGAAAMGMAFVQGETSFYVLRFILGAAEAGFFPGIIYYFTQWLPASERGKAMAIFLSGSAIASVISGPVSGALLNVSGLSLHGWQWMFLIEGFASIVLCGFVWFWLQSHPHQAKWLSAAQKHALVSAIALEQQARETSRGVRPSMFKLLADTQIALFCFIYFSIALTIYGATFWLPSMIKKMGDLGDFQVGLFNSIPWLISIVAMYGFASLASKWKHQQAWVSLMLVIAAFGMFMSTIGGPVFAFVAICFAAIGFKAASALFWPIPQGYLDARVAAAVIALINSVGNLGGFVAPTTFGLLEQSTGSIEGGLYGLAATSLVAAVLVFFARTAPRSGTPPTSSTAHHTVRPGPQGAVS; translated from the coding sequence GTGGATACCCTCCAGAATGCGCCAGACCCGAGCGTGCTTGCGAGCGCCGCCGCCAAGGTCAAGCGCCATGTGCTGCCGTTGTTTGTGGTGATGTTCATCGTCAACTACATCGACCGCGTCAATATCGGCTTCGTGCGCAGCCATCTGGAAACCGACCTGGGCATTGGTGCGGCGGCCTATGGCTTGGGCGCAGGGCTGTTCTTCATCGGTTATGCGATCTTCGAAGTACCGTCCAACCTGCTGCTGCAACGCTACGGCGCGCGGGCCTGGTTGACGCGCATCATGTTCACCTGGGGCGCGGCCGCGATGGGCATGGCGTTCGTGCAGGGGGAAACCAGCTTCTACGTGTTGCGCTTTATCCTGGGCGCCGCCGAAGCCGGGTTCTTTCCCGGCATCATTTACTACTTCACCCAGTGGCTGCCGGCCAGCGAGCGCGGCAAGGCCATGGCGATTTTCCTCAGTGGGTCGGCGATTGCCTCGGTGATTTCCGGGCCGGTGTCGGGCGCATTGCTCAACGTCAGCGGGTTGAGTCTGCATGGCTGGCAATGGATGTTCCTGATCGAAGGCTTCGCCTCCATCGTGCTCTGCGGCTTCGTGTGGTTCTGGCTGCAGTCCCATCCGCACCAGGCCAAGTGGCTCAGCGCTGCGCAAAAACACGCGCTGGTCAGTGCCATTGCACTCGAGCAACAGGCGCGCGAGACGAGCCGGGGCGTGCGACCTTCGATGTTCAAACTGCTCGCCGATACGCAGATCGCACTGTTCTGCTTTATCTACTTTTCCATCGCCCTGACCATTTACGGCGCCACGTTCTGGCTGCCGAGCATGATCAAGAAAATGGGCGACCTGGGTGACTTCCAGGTGGGCCTGTTCAATTCCATTCCCTGGTTGATTTCCATCGTCGCCATGTACGGCTTCGCCTCGCTGGCCAGCAAGTGGAAGCACCAGCAGGCGTGGGTGTCACTGATGCTGGTGATCGCCGCGTTCGGCATGTTCATGTCCACCATCGGCGGGCCGGTGTTTGCGTTCGTCGCCATCTGTTTTGCCGCCATCGGCTTCAAGGCCGCTTCGGCGCTGTTCTGGCCGATCCCCCAGGGCTACCTGGACGCGCGGGTCGCGGCGGCGGTGATTGCCTTGATCAATTCGGTCGGCAACCTGGGCGGTTTCGTGGCGCCCACCACGTTCGGTTTGCTGGAGCAGAGCACGGGGTCCATCGAGGGCGGCCTCTACGGGCTGGCGGCCACTTCACTGGTGGCGGCGGTGTTGGTGTTTTTTGCCCGCACCGCACCGCGCAGCGGTACGCCGCCCACTTCATCCACGGCACATCACACAGTGCGTCCAGGTCCACAGGGAGCCGTCTCTTGA
- a CDS encoding c-type cytochrome yields the protein MNNRRFARTAGWLALPCLVVAGLLAWYVTREPASPFEQEHATGLDPALASRGEYVARVSDCVACHSLAGKAPFAGGLEMATPLGAIHATNITPDRDHGIGRYSLADFDRAVRHGVAPGGRRLYPAMPYPSYVKLSDDDVKALYAFFMKGVQPADQANIPSDIPWPLNMRWPIALWNGVFAPTAPYAANPGQDALWNRGAYIVQGPGHCGSCHTPRGLAFNEKALDQSGAPFLAGALLDGWYAPSLRQDPNTGLGRWSEAQIVQFLKTGRNQHAVVYGSMTEAFNNSTQFMADDDLAAIARYLKSLPGDPQRDGTPWQYQVADTRQDIPGAHTYATRCASCHGLDGKGQPEWMPPLAGATSALARESASAINITLNGSQRVVAAGLPDAYRMPAFREQLSDQEIAEVLTYVRGTWGNRGEAVDAQAVSKLRGHTDPASASPIILHMR from the coding sequence ATGAACAACCGCCGATTCGCAAGAACCGCAGGCTGGCTGGCGCTGCCCTGCCTGGTCGTCGCGGGCCTCTTGGCCTGGTACGTCACCCGCGAGCCCGCCTCGCCGTTCGAACAGGAACACGCCACCGGCCTGGACCCGGCACTGGCCAGTCGCGGTGAGTACGTCGCCCGTGTGAGCGACTGCGTGGCCTGCCACAGCCTGGCGGGCAAAGCGCCGTTTGCCGGTGGCCTGGAGATGGCCACGCCGCTGGGGGCCATCCATGCCACCAACATCACCCCCGACCGCGACCATGGCATCGGCCGCTACAGCCTCGCCGACTTCGACCGCGCCGTGCGCCACGGCGTGGCACCGGGCGGGCGCCGCCTGTACCCGGCGATGCCCTACCCGTCCTACGTGAAGCTCAGCGACGACGACGTGAAAGCGCTGTACGCGTTCTTCATGAAAGGCGTGCAGCCGGCCGACCAGGCGAACATCCCCAGTGATATTCCCTGGCCGCTGAACATGCGCTGGCCCATCGCGCTGTGGAATGGTGTATTCGCACCCACTGCGCCCTATGCGGCCAACCCCGGCCAGGACGCGTTGTGGAACCGTGGTGCTTATATCGTGCAGGGCCCCGGCCACTGCGGCAGTTGCCACACGCCGCGCGGCCTGGCGTTCAACGAGAAGGCCCTGGACCAGTCCGGCGCGCCCTTCCTCGCCGGCGCCCTGCTCGACGGCTGGTACGCGCCCAGCCTGCGCCAGGACCCCAACACCGGATTGGGCCGCTGGAGCGAGGCGCAGATCGTGCAGTTCCTCAAGACCGGGCGCAACCAGCATGCGGTGGTCTACGGTTCGATGACCGAAGCGTTCAACAACTCCACGCAGTTCATGGCCGATGACGATCTTGCCGCCATCGCCCGCTACCTCAAGTCCTTGCCCGGCGACCCGCAGCGTGACGGCACGCCCTGGCAGTATCAGGTGGCCGATACGCGTCAGGACATCCCCGGCGCCCACACCTACGCGACCCGCTGCGCCTCCTGCCATGGCCTGGACGGCAAGGGCCAGCCGGAGTGGATGCCGCCGCTGGCGGGCGCCACTTCGGCGTTGGCCAGGGAAAGCGCCTCGGCGATCAACATCACCCTCAACGGCTCACAACGGGTGGTGGCCGCCGGGCTGCCGGACGCCTACCGCATGCCGGCGTTCCGTGAGCAATTGTCTGATCAGGAGATCGCCGAGGTGCTGACCTACGTGCGCGGTACGTGGGGCAACAGGGGTGAAGCGGTCGACGCCCAGGCAGTCAGCAAATTGCGCGGGCATACCGACCCGGCCAGCGCCAGCCCGATCATTTTGCATATGCGTTGA
- a CDS encoding SDR family oxidoreductase — protein sequence MTHYPKPPFKPQQQPVPGDQRKMEPMPDCGEQSYKGSGRMANKIALITGADSGIGRAVAIAFAREGADVAVSYLDEHEDAKETARWVEAAGRQCLLLPGDLGEAAQCSAIVNDTVKQFGRIDVLVNNAAFQMTYKSLEDIPDEDWVKTFNVNITAMFRICKAALPHMAEGSSIINTTSVNSDMPNPSLLPYAATKGAIANFTAGLAQMLGERGIRVNSVAPGPIWTPLIVSTMTDDMVKEFGSNTPLGRPGQPVEVAPIYVLLASDEGSYISGERYGVTGGKPIL from the coding sequence ATGACCCACTACCCGAAACCACCCTTCAAGCCACAGCAGCAGCCCGTCCCCGGCGACCAGCGCAAGATGGAGCCGATGCCCGATTGCGGTGAGCAAAGCTACAAAGGCTCGGGCCGGATGGCCAACAAGATTGCCCTGATCACCGGCGCCGACAGCGGTATCGGGCGTGCGGTGGCGATTGCCTTTGCCCGCGAAGGTGCCGACGTTGCGGTGTCGTACCTGGATGAGCATGAGGACGCGAAAGAGACCGCGCGCTGGGTCGAAGCGGCGGGGCGTCAGTGCCTGCTGTTGCCCGGCGACCTGGGCGAGGCGGCACAGTGCAGCGCCATCGTCAATGACACGGTCAAGCAGTTCGGGCGTATCGACGTGCTGGTCAACAACGCGGCGTTCCAGATGACCTATAAATCGTTGGAAGACATTCCCGACGAAGACTGGGTGAAAACCTTCAACGTCAACATCACCGCGATGTTCCGGATCTGCAAGGCAGCGTTGCCGCACATGGCCGAGGGCAGTTCGATCATCAACACCACCTCGGTCAATTCCGATATGCCCAATCCGTCACTGCTACCTTATGCGGCGACCAAGGGCGCGATTGCCAACTTCACTGCAGGCCTGGCGCAGATGCTCGGTGAGCGCGGGATCCGCGTGAACAGCGTGGCACCGGGGCCGATCTGGACGCCGTTGATCGTGTCGACGATGACTGACGACATGGTCAAGGAGTTCGGCAGCAACACGCCGCTGGGTCGTCCCGGTCAACCGGTGGAAGTGGCGCCGATTTATGTGCTGCTGGCGTCCGATGAGGGCAGTTATATCTCCGGCGAGCGCTATGGCGTGACCGGGGGCAAGCCGATTCTTTGA
- a CDS encoding CinA family protein, with protein MDIAASTIDYLKQHQMTLTSAESCTAGKIITLLSEVAGGGACIESGYVVYSPQAKQRLLGVRAYTIDTFNLTSCEVAREMAEGALRDSTAQVAVATTGLLGPDDMDGIPAGTICFAWAYRIGDRLSIFSRKERFMGSREQVQLDAALHALKWLAPFHQRALAGERG; from the coding sequence ATGGACATCGCTGCTTCTACTATCGACTACCTGAAACAACACCAGATGACCCTCACCAGCGCCGAGTCGTGCACGGCGGGCAAAATCATCACGCTGCTGTCAGAGGTGGCGGGCGGTGGGGCGTGCATCGAAAGTGGTTACGTCGTTTATTCGCCGCAGGCCAAACAGCGCTTGCTGGGCGTACGTGCGTACACAATCGACACCTTCAACCTCACCAGTTGCGAAGTCGCCCGCGAGATGGCCGAAGGCGCATTGCGTGACAGTACGGCGCAGGTCGCCGTCGCCACCACCGGCCTGCTTGGCCCGGATGACATGGACGGGATTCCGGCCGGGACTATCTGTTTTGCCTGGGCTTATCGAATCGGCGACCGGCTGAGTATCTTCAGTCGCAAGGAACGCTTCATGGGGTCGCGCGAGCAGGTGCAGCTTGATGCGGCCCTGCACGCGCTGAAGTGGCTGGCGCCTTTTCACCAACGTGCGTTGGCGGGAGAGCGGGGTTAG
- a CDS encoding DUF421 domain-containing protein, translated as MDSVLRAAAIYLVLLVLFKIAGRRSLAELTTFDLVLLMVIGEATQQALLGDDFSLTNAVLVIVTLIAIDIGFSLVKQRSLWFSRLLDGGPTVVVEQGRVLHERLKRARLDEDDILEAARSSQGILEIRQIRFAILERNGKISVIPYE; from the coding sequence ATGGACTCCGTCCTGCGCGCAGCGGCGATTTACCTGGTGTTGCTGGTGCTGTTCAAAATCGCCGGCAGGCGCTCCCTCGCGGAACTCACCACCTTCGACCTGGTGCTGTTGATGGTGATCGGTGAAGCCACCCAGCAGGCCCTGTTGGGGGATGACTTTTCGCTGACCAATGCGGTGCTGGTCATCGTCACGCTGATCGCCATCGACATCGGCTTTTCATTGGTCAAGCAGCGTTCGCTGTGGTTCTCACGCCTGCTCGACGGCGGGCCGACCGTCGTGGTCGAACAGGGCCGAGTGCTCCATGAACGCCTCAAGCGCGCACGCCTGGATGAGGACGATATCCTCGAGGCGGCGCGCTCGTCCCAGGGCATTCTCGAGATCAGGCAGATCCGCTTTGCAATCCTTGAGCGCAACGGCAAGATCTCGGTGATCCCTTATGAATGA